A window of Pantoea agglomerans contains these coding sequences:
- the apbE gene encoding FAD:protein FMN transferase ApbE, with protein MRYWNILLMTAALGALSACDSKSSQQGMVLEGKTMGTVWRVSLAGVDAARKAALQQAIQRQLDADDRTLSTWKEDSVLSRFNRYQGDAPQPISADMADIVTEALRIGAKTGGAMDITVGPLVNLWGFGPAKQPAHRPTEAEIAAAKAQTGLQHLRVVQTVEGQWLQKDLPGLYVDLSTMGEGYATDHLARLMEREGIANYLVSVGGAVLSRGENAQGQGWRVAIQKPTDSENAVQARVDLQGHGISTSGSYRNYYELDGKRISHVIDPATGRPIEHKLVSATVIATTALEADGWDTGLMVLGSEKAKALALQQQLAVYLISKEGDKFVSWMSPQFKAFLIDGK; from the coding sequence ATGCGATACTGGAATATTCTGCTAATGACAGCGGCGCTCGGCGCCCTGAGCGCCTGCGACAGCAAAAGTTCGCAGCAGGGGATGGTGCTGGAAGGCAAAACCATGGGCACGGTGTGGCGGGTTTCGCTGGCGGGCGTCGACGCGGCGCGCAAAGCTGCGCTACAGCAGGCGATCCAGCGGCAGCTTGACGCGGACGATCGGACGCTGTCGACCTGGAAAGAGGATTCCGTGCTGTCGCGCTTTAACCGCTATCAGGGCGATGCGCCGCAGCCGATTAGCGCCGATATGGCCGATATCGTTACCGAAGCGCTGCGTATCGGCGCCAAAACCGGCGGCGCGATGGACATCACCGTGGGGCCGCTGGTGAATCTCTGGGGCTTCGGCCCGGCGAAACAGCCAGCGCACCGCCCGACGGAGGCGGAGATCGCTGCGGCGAAGGCGCAAACCGGGCTCCAGCACCTGCGCGTGGTACAGACGGTGGAAGGGCAGTGGCTGCAGAAAGATCTGCCGGGGCTCTATGTCGATCTCTCCACCATGGGCGAAGGCTACGCCACCGATCACCTGGCGCGCCTGATGGAGCGCGAAGGGATTGCCAACTATCTGGTATCGGTCGGCGGGGCGGTATTGAGCCGCGGAGAGAATGCGCAGGGCCAGGGCTGGCGCGTGGCGATCCAGAAACCCACCGACAGCGAGAACGCGGTACAGGCGCGCGTTGACCTGCAGGGGCACGGCATCAGCACATCCGGCAGCTATCGCAACTATTATGAACTGGATGGCAAACGCATTTCGCACGTCATCGATCCGGCGACCGGCCGTCCCATCGAGCATAAGCTGGTCTCCGCCACGGTGATCGCCACCACGGCGCTGGAAGCAGACGGCTGGGACACTGGCCTGATGGTGCTGGGCAGCGAAAAGGCGAAAGCGCTGGCGCTGCAGCAGCAGCTGGCGGTCTATCTTATTAGTAAAGAGGGCGATAAATTCGTCAGCTGGATGTCGCCGCAGTTCAAAGCCTTTCTTATCGACGGCAAGTAG
- the alkB gene encoding DNA oxidative demethylase AlkB: MLDLFSEDAPWQEPLAEGAVILRRRARDSAPALMEALLAVAQQNPFHHRITPGGHRMSVAMTNCGDFGWSSDSRGYQYTEQDAENGRKWPPMPPLFRQLALDCAREAGFPQFNPDACLINRYEPGAKLTLHQDKDERDLRHPIVSVSLGLPAVFQFGGFARGDATQRVLLEHGDVVVWGGPSRLRYHGILPLKPGVHPLTGAFRYNLTFRRAF, translated from the coding sequence ATGCTTGATCTGTTTAGTGAAGACGCGCCGTGGCAGGAGCCGCTGGCAGAAGGGGCGGTGATCCTGCGTCGCCGCGCGCGCGATTCGGCGCCGGCGCTGATGGAGGCGCTGCTGGCGGTGGCGCAGCAGAATCCATTCCACCATCGCATTACGCCGGGCGGCCACCGCATGTCGGTGGCGATGACCAACTGCGGCGACTTCGGCTGGTCGAGCGACTCGCGCGGCTATCAGTACACCGAGCAGGACGCGGAGAACGGCCGCAAGTGGCCGCCGATGCCGCCGCTGTTTCGCCAGCTGGCGCTTGACTGCGCGCGCGAGGCGGGCTTCCCGCAGTTCAATCCCGACGCCTGCCTGATCAACCGCTACGAGCCAGGCGCCAAGCTGACGCTGCATCAGGACAAAGATGAGCGCGATCTGCGTCATCCCATCGTCTCGGTGTCGCTGGGGCTGCCGGCGGTGTTTCAGTTCGGCGGCTTCGCGCGCGGTGACGCCACCCAGCGCGTGCTGCTGGAGCATGGCGACGTCGTGGTGTGGGGCGGGCCGTCGCGCCTGCGCTATCACGGCATATTACCGCTCAAGCCCGGCGTTCACCCGCTGACCGGGGCGTTCCGCTACAACCTGACCTTTCGCCGCGCCTTCTGA